The following are encoded in a window of Roseivirga misakiensis genomic DNA:
- a CDS encoding cyanophycinase, producing the protein MRTFYSILALILALNLSAQTTTTGPKNGHLIIAGGALRDPAVFAKFIELAGGTESHIVVIPTASGREITKAIEESIISSWKARGAKKVTVLHTTDPKEADKPEFADVLNDATGVWLPGGRQWRFADSYLNTRVQENLFKVLDRDGVIGGSSAGATIQGSYLARGDSKTNTIMVGDHEEGFGFVQNIAIDQHTLARNRQFDMFEVLNVYPSLLGLSIDENTAVLVSGNEFEVIGQSYVLIYDGTHWDQTKNQFVKNGPNQERFHMLRANRKYDMANRKVIPQRRR; encoded by the coding sequence TGAGAACCTTCTATTCTATTCTTGCCCTAATCTTAGCCTTAAACCTATCTGCCCAAACAACAACCACAGGGCCAAAAAACGGGCATTTAATCATTGCCGGAGGTGCATTAAGAGACCCAGCAGTATTTGCCAAGTTTATTGAATTGGCTGGAGGCACAGAGTCCCATATCGTCGTTATCCCAACAGCCAGTGGCAGAGAAATCACCAAGGCCATCGAAGAAAGCATAATCAGTTCATGGAAAGCTCGGGGTGCTAAAAAAGTCACCGTACTCCATACAACTGACCCAAAAGAAGCTGATAAACCTGAATTTGCCGATGTTTTGAATGACGCTACAGGAGTATGGCTACCGGGCGGAAGACAATGGCGTTTTGCGGATTCTTATTTGAACACAAGAGTTCAAGAAAACTTATTCAAGGTTTTAGACAGAGATGGAGTCATAGGTGGCAGTTCTGCTGGAGCCACAATTCAAGGTTCCTACCTTGCCCGAGGAGATAGTAAAACGAACACAATTATGGTGGGAGATCATGAAGAAGGATTCGGCTTTGTCCAGAATATCGCGATCGATCAGCATACGTTGGCACGAAATCGACAGTTTGATATGTTCGAAGTACTAAATGTATACCCTTCCCTACTTGGCTTATCCATCGATGAGAATACGGCTGTATTGGTTAGCGGTAATGAGTTTGAAGTCATAGGACAAAGTTATGTTTTGATTTACGACGGTACGCATTGGGATCAAACTAAAAATCAATTCGTCAAAAACGGACCTAATCAGGAAAGATTTCATATGCTACGTGCCAACAGAAAATATGATATGGCCAATCGTAAAGTGATACCGCAAAGACGACGTTAG
- a CDS encoding anti-sigma factor family protein, which produces MNYKPTDEILIAYLYGELEEDQSLQVEAYLEANPEEKSRLKGLSDTRVLLNELDDEEIPGQLAFMAPPKNEEWLYWRKYAAIAATLLLIMTFGWLSGFKVNYDNDGFYMGYGEVQRGLSEEQVTSMINDNNLSISEFVENGLQANKDSLSLQLENLQTNVDNEALIREIFNNEKEALLTQMVGFNDKLSGDYREILREIVINFSNNIESQRIEDLRGIQAAFTDLEDATIGKQFRLEEALTDLEEKVNTVIANNSNNK; this is translated from the coding sequence ATGAACTATAAACCAACCGATGAAATTTTGATCGCCTACCTGTATGGTGAGCTTGAGGAAGACCAGTCGTTGCAGGTTGAGGCTTATTTAGAAGCTAACCCTGAGGAAAAAAGCCGCTTAAAAGGCTTGAGCGATACACGAGTTCTTCTCAATGAACTTGATGACGAGGAAATCCCAGGACAACTCGCTTTTATGGCGCCGCCTAAGAATGAAGAATGGCTTTATTGGAGAAAGTATGCTGCCATTGCCGCTACCCTCCTGCTCATCATGACGTTCGGCTGGCTCTCAGGTTTCAAAGTCAATTATGACAATGACGGGTTCTACATGGGGTATGGAGAAGTACAAAGAGGATTATCCGAAGAACAGGTTACTAGTATGATCAATGACAATAACCTTTCTATTTCAGAATTTGTAGAAAACGGCTTACAAGCTAACAAGGATAGTTTAAGTCTGCAGTTAGAAAACTTGCAAACCAATGTGGATAACGAAGCCTTGATTAGAGAAATTTTCAACAATGAAAAAGAGGCGCTTTTGACCCAAATGGTCGGTTTTAATGATAAACTCAGCGGAGATTATAGAGAAATATTAAGAGAAATAGTCATCAACTTTTCAAACAATATTGAATCCCAACGCATCGAAGATTTAAGAGGTATTCAAGCAGCTTTTACTGATCTAGAAGATGCTACCATAGGCAAACAATTTAGGTTAGAAGAAGCATTGACTGATCTTGAAGAAAAGGTAAATACGGTGATAGCGAATAATTCAAACAACAAATAG
- a CDS encoding RNA polymerase sigma factor has translation MKEVNLMPQTNFLVAAAKSGDVIAMNQLVKQWQKRIYNFSYKYFNDYDMAMEVTQKTFISMNKNLSKLKDEGSFKSWIYRIAANYCHEEVRKQQKRWVFPFMKVQSKNDSKDIENTVANGGHENPEQVYGNTELKSVLKKALSTLPEEQRMVVIMKEYEGLKIREIAEVMEISENTVKSRLYYALGSLKKLLDQWNINRETVQYEL, from the coding sequence ATGAAGGAAGTCAACTTGATGCCACAAACCAATTTCTTAGTTGCAGCAGCCAAATCGGGAGATGTTATCGCCATGAACCAATTGGTAAAGCAATGGCAAAAAAGGATTTACAACTTCAGTTATAAGTACTTCAATGACTACGATATGGCCATGGAAGTGACTCAGAAAACCTTCATTTCCATGAATAAAAACCTGAGTAAACTGAAAGATGAAGGCAGCTTTAAATCATGGATTTATCGGATTGCTGCTAACTATTGTCACGAAGAAGTTCGGAAACAGCAAAAACGTTGGGTTTTCCCTTTCATGAAAGTACAGAGCAAGAATGACAGTAAGGACATTGAAAATACAGTAGCCAACGGCGGTCATGAAAACCCTGAACAAGTATATGGAAATACCGAACTAAAATCAGTACTGAAAAAAGCACTTTCTACACTACCAGAAGAACAGAGAATGGTAGTCATTATGAAGGAGTATGAGGGGCTAAAGATTCGTGAAATAGCTGAGGTAATGGAAATCTCAGAAAACACTGTAAAGTCTAGGCTTTACTACGCATTGGGTAGTTTGAAAAAACTACTAGATCAATGGAATATTAACAGAGAAACGGTGCAATATGAACTATAA
- a CDS encoding MutS-related protein produces MFSRSKKRRIALLEKYSQLKKEVFHFDVIKKYAEGTKDSKDSFRISTATYNDLDFDELFMFLDRSISKVGQQYLYREFQSIPNDRTPTEKREALITQLEENPKAKEECIVALSKLSSFEANYLPTIFLEEQIQPPPWFWAIKLSAIISCITFLGAFIYPVLWIALVFILIGNFIIHYWNKKNLYQYAASLSELIILVDVAKSTAKHLDNEDPSTKEAISKLETLKSLISVFKFNPAPKSEIGELVDYIIELIKALFVIEPILLFKILDRLENQKDHIHQLFKHVGEIDLSINIQSIRNSLDIHSQLQLTDKLCTLHMTKGYHPLITEPVDNNLKVDGQSILLTGSNMSGKSTFIRTLGINAIIGQTLNICFAEAFSIPHLHVSSAIRIADDLMNDTSYYFQEVSAIKKLLAASDQPTPHLFLLDELFKGTNTLERIASGKAVLSKLTQNGNLVFVATHDLELSELLKEEYSTYHFSEQIVENEIVFDYKLKTGSLQKTNAIKILQVNGFPEDVIEEAKRIVHKLKN; encoded by the coding sequence ATGTTCAGCCGATCGAAAAAAAGAAGAATAGCGCTACTCGAGAAATACTCCCAACTGAAAAAGGAAGTTTTCCATTTCGACGTTATCAAGAAATACGCCGAAGGCACAAAAGATTCAAAAGACAGTTTTAGAATCTCCACCGCTACCTATAATGACCTAGACTTCGATGAGCTCTTTATGTTCCTAGACAGGAGTATTTCCAAAGTTGGCCAACAGTACCTTTATCGTGAATTTCAGAGCATTCCAAATGATAGGACGCCTACCGAAAAAAGAGAGGCACTTATCACGCAATTGGAAGAGAATCCAAAAGCAAAGGAGGAGTGTATTGTAGCACTTTCTAAACTATCTAGTTTTGAGGCCAACTATCTACCTACGATATTTCTGGAAGAGCAAATACAACCGCCACCTTGGTTTTGGGCAATCAAATTATCAGCCATAATCAGTTGTATTACCTTTCTAGGAGCTTTTATATATCCTGTCCTTTGGATCGCTCTAGTTTTTATACTGATCGGCAACTTTATCATTCACTATTGGAATAAAAAAAATCTCTATCAATACGCTGCATCTTTATCTGAGCTCATCATACTAGTGGATGTGGCAAAAAGCACCGCCAAGCATCTCGATAACGAAGATCCATCTACAAAGGAAGCTATTAGCAAACTAGAGACGCTCAAATCTCTAATTTCAGTATTCAAATTCAACCCTGCCCCTAAATCTGAAATTGGAGAGCTTGTAGACTATATCATAGAGCTTATTAAAGCCTTATTTGTGATAGAGCCCATACTACTTTTTAAGATTCTGGATAGACTCGAAAACCAGAAAGACCATATCCACCAATTATTCAAACATGTAGGTGAAATTGACCTTTCCATTAATATTCAGAGTATTCGAAACTCATTAGATATTCATAGTCAGTTGCAACTGACTGACAAACTCTGTACGCTTCATATGACGAAGGGCTACCATCCTTTGATTACTGAACCTGTCGACAATAACCTGAAAGTAGATGGCCAATCTATTTTGCTTACTGGCTCCAATATGTCTGGTAAATCTACTTTTATTCGTACCCTGGGTATAAATGCCATCATAGGTCAAACGCTCAACATTTGTTTTGCCGAAGCTTTTAGTATACCTCATTTGCATGTTTCCTCGGCTATTAGGATCGCTGATGACCTCATGAATGATACCAGCTATTACTTTCAAGAAGTTTCGGCTATCAAAAAGCTTTTAGCAGCGAGCGATCAGCCAACCCCCCATCTATTTTTATTAGATGAGCTATTTAAAGGGACCAACACCCTCGAACGAATCGCCTCCGGCAAAGCTGTATTAAGCAAACTAACACAGAATGGAAACCTTGTCTTTGTCGCTACCCACGACCTAGAATTATCGGAGTTATTGAAAGAGGAATACAGCACTTACCACTTTTCTGAGCAAATCGTCGAAAATGAAATCGTATTTGACTATAAACTCAAAACTGGTAGTCTTCAAAAAACAAACGCCATTAAAATCCTCCAAGTCAATGGGTTTCCTGAGGATGTGATTGAAGAGGCTAAGCGTATCGTGCACAAGCTTAAGAATTAA